In Polaribacter sp. Hel_I_88, the following proteins share a genomic window:
- a CDS encoding acetate/propionate family kinase: MNILVLNAGSSSLKYQVIEMPSQTVECVGLVERIGFDDAIFTHEKNGKKHSENLSILNHEIGLQKIAKTLLDAKIGVITNVDEIEAVGHRVVHGGNKFSKTVVITAEVKNSIRDLFDLAPLHNPANLKGIEIAETIFTTAKQIAIFDTAFHQTMPKEAYQYAIDNSYLNDYKIRAYGFHGTSHKYVSEKTIEYLGKEKSSKIITIHLGNGCSMSAIKDGKSIENSLGFGPMNGLIMGTRSGDIDQSVIFFLMKKLNKSADEVSNLLNKESGMQGLTGFSDLREISEKAAEGNENCQNALDLAAYRIKKYIGSYVAILNGLDAIIFTAGIGENSAIMRKLACENLDFLGINLDDKKNNIRSKEIREIQSKSSKVKILVIPTNEEIEIAKQSYELLK; encoded by the coding sequence ATGAATATTTTAGTTTTAAATGCGGGATCATCTTCTTTAAAATATCAAGTGATAGAAATGCCATCTCAAACTGTAGAATGTGTAGGTTTGGTTGAAAGAATTGGTTTTGATGATGCCATTTTTACACATGAAAAAAATGGTAAAAAACACTCTGAAAATCTATCTATTTTAAACCATGAAATAGGTTTACAAAAGATTGCAAAAACATTGTTAGATGCAAAAATTGGTGTTATAACTAATGTTGATGAAATTGAAGCTGTTGGGCATAGAGTGGTTCATGGAGGAAATAAATTTAGCAAAACTGTTGTAATTACAGCTGAAGTAAAAAATAGTATTCGTGATTTATTTGATTTAGCACCTTTGCACAATCCTGCAAATTTAAAAGGAATTGAAATTGCAGAAACCATTTTTACAACTGCAAAACAAATTGCTATTTTTGATACTGCTTTTCACCAAACAATGCCAAAAGAAGCGTATCAATATGCCATTGATAATTCGTATTTAAATGATTATAAAATAAGGGCATATGGATTTCATGGCACAAGTCATAAATATGTTTCAGAAAAAACTATTGAATATTTAGGAAAAGAAAAATCATCAAAAATTATTACAATTCATTTAGGAAATGGCTGCTCTATGTCTGCCATAAAAGATGGAAAAAGTATCGAAAATTCTTTAGGTTTTGGCCCTATGAATGGATTGATTATGGGAACTCGTTCAGGAGATATAGACCAATCTGTTATTTTCTTTCTGATGAAAAAATTAAACAAATCTGCTGATGAAGTTTCCAACTTATTAAACAAAGAATCTGGGATGCAGGGTTTAACTGGTTTTTCTGATTTACGAGAAATTTCTGAAAAAGCGGCTGAAGGAAATGAAAACTGCCAAAATGCTTTAGATTTAGCTGCTTATAGAATTAAAAAATATATAGGTTCATATGTTGCCATTTTAAACGGATTAGATGCCATAATTTTTACTGCAGGAATTGGAGAAAACTCAGCTATCATGAGAAAATTAGCTTGTGAAAATTTAGATTTTTTAGGTATCAATTTAGATGACAAAAAAAATAATATTCGCTCTAAAGAAATTAGAGAAATTCAAAGTAAATCATCAAAAGTAAAAATTTTAGTCATTCCAACTAATGAAGAGATTGAGATTGCAAAACAATCTTATGAACTTTTAAAATAA
- the pta gene encoding phosphate acetyltransferase: MSKSIYITTIEANSGKSLISLGILRMMLNQSSKVGYFRPIINKGENNEFDNHTNTAINYFNLDIDYKDCFVYEQNEVVELISEGKTDEVIHNIIKKYKNLESIYDYVLIEGTDFSGDGGFTEVDVNLMIAKNLGVPVLIVGAGNGKKKKDFINTMQITYNSFVQKEVDVIGVIANKTEVDEIDYIREQLHKSIPKSVQIDVIPKVNYLAFPTVKEVVDALQGEILFGEQFLNNSIGSYSTGAMQLRNYITRIKKNALVITPGDRADIILGALQANASSNYPKIAGIILTGGLIPEDSILKLIEGVQSTIPIISVKGGTFGVSNQIGSVKPKIYASNTKKIVLALDTFDKHVNEKGLTSILSSFNSDKLTPSMFQYNLLQKARASRKHIVLPEGNDPRIIEAAARLQLLDIVDLTLLGNKKEIQLKCNQIGLQINLDKINILNPEDSIHNNNFAKTLYEARKHKGLTETTAQDLTRDVSYYGTLMILNGLADGMVSGAIHTTMHTIKPALQIIKTKPGVSVVSSVFFMCLSDRVSVMGDCAVNPNPNAEQLAEIALSSAASAEAFGIKAKVAMLSYSSGSSGKGEEVEKVRKATEIAKKLNPDLLIEGPIQYDAAVDMSVAKTKMPESMVAGQASVLIFPDLNTGNNTYKAIQRETGALAIGPMLQGLNKPVNDLSRGCTVDDIFNTVLLTAIQANQA, encoded by the coding sequence ATGAGTAAATCCATATATATAACCACGATTGAAGCGAATAGTGGTAAATCACTAATTTCCCTTGGTATTTTAAGAATGATGTTAAATCAATCTTCTAAAGTTGGGTATTTTAGACCTATTATCAACAAAGGAGAAAACAACGAATTCGACAACCACACAAACACCGCAATTAATTATTTTAATTTAGATATTGATTACAAAGATTGTTTTGTGTACGAACAAAATGAAGTTGTAGAATTAATTAGCGAAGGCAAAACTGATGAAGTAATTCATAACATCATTAAAAAATACAAAAACCTAGAATCAATTTACGATTATGTGCTAATTGAAGGAACAGATTTTTCTGGTGATGGAGGTTTCACAGAGGTTGATGTAAACCTTATGATTGCTAAAAATTTAGGAGTTCCTGTATTAATTGTAGGTGCTGGAAATGGGAAAAAGAAAAAAGATTTTATCAACACAATGCAAATTACCTACAATTCTTTTGTGCAAAAAGAAGTAGATGTTATTGGTGTAATTGCGAACAAAACTGAAGTTGATGAAATTGATTATATTAGAGAACAATTGCATAAATCAATTCCTAAATCAGTACAAATTGATGTAATTCCAAAAGTAAACTATTTAGCATTTCCTACTGTAAAAGAAGTTGTTGATGCATTACAAGGAGAAATTTTATTTGGTGAGCAATTTTTAAATAATTCTATTGGCAGCTATAGCACAGGTGCCATGCAATTGCGAAATTACATTACTCGAATTAAAAAAAATGCGTTGGTAATTACTCCTGGAGACAGAGCTGATATTATTTTAGGAGCTTTACAGGCAAATGCTTCTAGCAATTATCCAAAAATTGCAGGGATTATTTTAACAGGAGGTTTAATCCCTGAAGATTCGATTCTTAAACTGATTGAAGGCGTACAATCTACCATTCCTATTATTTCTGTAAAAGGTGGCACTTTTGGTGTTTCGAATCAAATTGGTTCTGTTAAACCAAAAATTTATGCTAGCAATACAAAAAAAATTGTGTTAGCTCTAGATACTTTTGATAAACATGTAAATGAAAAAGGCTTAACAAGTATTTTATCAAGTTTTAATTCTGATAAATTAACACCAAGCATGTTTCAATATAATTTATTGCAAAAAGCAAGAGCAAGCAGAAAACATATTGTTTTACCAGAAGGTAATGATCCAAGAATTATTGAGGCAGCTGCACGTTTGCAATTATTAGATATTGTAGATTTAACGCTGTTAGGTAATAAAAAGGAAATTCAATTAAAATGTAATCAAATTGGTTTACAAATAAATTTAGATAAAATAAATATATTAAATCCAGAAGATTCTATTCATAATAACAATTTTGCAAAAACTTTATACGAAGCAAGAAAACACAAAGGTTTAACAGAAACCACAGCTCAAGATTTAACAAGAGATGTTTCTTACTATGGTACTTTAATGATTTTAAATGGTTTAGCAGATGGTATGGTTTCTGGCGCAATTCACACAACTATGCACACTATAAAACCAGCTTTGCAAATTATCAAAACAAAACCAGGTGTTTCTGTAGTTTCATCAGTATTTTTTATGTGTTTGTCAGACAGAGTTTCTGTAATGGGTGATTGTGCTGTAAATCCTAATCCGAATGCAGAACAATTAGCAGAAATTGCACTTTCATCAGCAGCGTCTGCAGAAGCATTTGGTATTAAAGCAAAAGTGGCAATGTTGTCTTATTCTTCAGGAAGTTCTGGAAAAGGAGAAGAAGTTGAGAAGGTAAGAAAAGCGACAGAAATTGCTAAAAAATTGAATCCAGATTTATTAATTGAAGGCCCCATTCAATATGATGCAGCTGTTGACATGTCTGTTGCAAAAACAAAAATGCCAGAATCTATGGTTGCTGGGCAAGCATCTGTGTTGATTTTTCCTGATTTAAATACTGGAAATAATACCTATAAAGCTATTCAGAGAGAAACTGGAGCTTTGGCAATTGGCCCAATGTTACAAGGATTAAACAAACCTGTAAACGATTTAAGTAGAGGTTGTACAGTCGATGATATTTTCAACACAGTTTTATTAACAGCTATTCAAGCAAATCAAGCATAA
- a CDS encoding acyl-CoA carboxylase subunit beta gives MDINFNKNEDYNKLLASDLKRRFAKVKLGGGQKRIDKHHEKGKMTARERVDFLLDSNKKSIEIGAFAGEDMYAEHGGCPSGGVVVKMGYIKGQQCIVVANDATVKAGAWFPITGKKNLRAQEISIENRLPIIYLVDSAGVYLPMQDEIFPDKEHFGRIFRNNAVMSSMGITQISAVMGSCVAGGAYLPIMSDEALIVDKTASIFLAGSYLVKAAIGESIDNETLGGATTHCEISGVTDYKAKDDKDALDKIKFIVDKIGDYDKAGFSKTESFEPKENQDDIFGILPKERNAQYDMLEIIKRLVDNSEFEQYKEGYGQTILTGYARIDGWAVGIVANQRKLVKTKKGEMQFGGVIYNDSADKATRFIANCNQKKIPLVFLQDVTGFMVGSKSEHGGIIKDGAKMVNAVSNSVVPKFTIVIGNSYGAGNYAMCGKAYDPRLIVAWPSAELAVMSGNSAAKVLLQIETASLKKRGEEITPEKEAELFDKIKSRYDNQVSPYYAAARIWTDGVINPLETRTWISMGIEAANHAPIEKKFNMGVLQV, from the coding sequence ATGGACATTAACTTTAATAAAAACGAAGATTACAATAAACTTTTAGCATCAGATTTAAAAAGACGTTTTGCCAAAGTAAAATTAGGTGGAGGTCAAAAAAGAATCGATAAACATCATGAAAAAGGTAAAATGACCGCTCGTGAAAGAGTTGATTTTTTATTAGATTCAAATAAAAAATCAATAGAAATTGGTGCTTTTGCAGGCGAAGATATGTATGCAGAACATGGAGGTTGCCCTTCAGGAGGTGTTGTTGTAAAAATGGGCTATATAAAAGGACAGCAATGTATTGTTGTAGCTAATGATGCCACTGTAAAAGCTGGAGCTTGGTTCCCAATTACAGGAAAAAAGAATTTACGAGCACAAGAAATATCCATAGAAAATAGATTGCCAATTATTTATTTAGTAGATTCTGCTGGTGTTTATTTACCAATGCAAGATGAAATTTTTCCTGATAAAGAACATTTTGGACGTATTTTTAGAAACAATGCAGTGATGAGTTCTATGGGAATTACACAAATTTCTGCAGTAATGGGAAGCTGTGTTGCTGGTGGTGCTTATTTACCAATTATGAGCGATGAAGCTTTAATTGTAGACAAAACTGCAAGTATTTTTTTAGCTGGTAGTTACTTAGTAAAAGCAGCTATTGGTGAAAGTATTGACAATGAAACTTTAGGAGGCGCAACTACGCATTGTGAAATTTCTGGAGTTACAGATTATAAAGCCAAAGATGATAAAGATGCTTTGGATAAAATAAAATTTATTGTTGATAAAATTGGCGATTATGACAAAGCTGGTTTTAGCAAAACTGAATCTTTTGAGCCAAAAGAAAATCAAGATGATATCTTTGGGATTTTACCAAAAGAAAGAAACGCACAATATGATATGTTAGAAATCATAAAGCGTTTGGTAGATAATTCTGAATTTGAACAATACAAAGAAGGTTATGGACAAACAATCCTAACTGGTTATGCAAGAATTGATGGTTGGGCAGTTGGTATTGTTGCCAATCAACGTAAATTAGTAAAAACTAAAAAAGGAGAAATGCAATTTGGTGGCGTTATTTACAATGATTCTGCTGATAAAGCTACTCGTTTTATTGCCAATTGTAATCAGAAAAAAATTCCATTAGTTTTCTTACAAGATGTTACTGGTTTTATGGTCGGTTCTAAATCTGAACATGGAGGAATTATAAAAGATGGCGCAAAAATGGTAAATGCTGTAAGTAATTCTGTGGTTCCAAAATTTACAATTGTTATTGGGAATTCTTATGGTGCAGGAAATTATGCTATGTGTGGTAAAGCTTACGATCCAAGATTAATTGTGGCTTGGCCAAGTGCTGAACTAGCTGTAATGAGTGGAAACTCGGCTGCAAAAGTGTTGTTACAAATAGAAACTGCATCACTTAAAAAACGTGGTGAAGAAATTACACCAGAAAAAGAAGCAGAACTTTTTGATAAAATAAAATCGCGCTATGACAACCAAGTTTCTCCTTATTATGCTGCTGCAAGAATTTGGACAGATGGTGTTATAAATCCTCTGGAAACTAGAACTTGGATTTCTATGGGAATCGAAGCTGCAAACCACGCTCCTATTGAAAAGAAGTTTAATATGGGTGTTTTACAGGTTTAA
- a CDS encoding T9SS type B sorting domain-containing protein, with amino-acid sequence MKLKIIVFIYLFFFICVSSVNAQLSKKHFIPPLTYAENGNANPEEQFFYISTPKNQNVSYTIKQIGFPDNDFNGVVSSNFPAEIIVGTGNTQLFVDSRQTSVVHSDKGYIIEANDVIYVSIRVLAGGGAQAGALVSKGASALGTTFRAGMFTNENPQDNYLNFISVMASEDNTQVTFDDLPAGIEIKNYTGTLPISTTLNEGESYVVATNSFENTINRDGLIGTLINADKPIIVNTGSANGSFHNGGGRDYGIDQIVGADKIGTDYIFVKGNGNNDWENVLIVAHEDDTGIILNDGPIIATINKGEYYLIEGNSYNSNGNLYVNTSKPVFAYQGIGANNSEANQGLFFVPPLSCENRGKVDNIPKIESIGAVTFTGGITIVTNKDATVTINSQPISDFNTSGPFDVDGNPDYVTYKVINLTGDISIDSDRELYCAYFNQNGAATSGSFYSGFPSSPEIILDTTISSLGNCIPNITLQAANTDLFDSFEWQYFNETTSLWEQKSTDSEYKPIESEPGRYKLIGFIACTGTTFESVEIPVSICPDDFDGDLIIDNLDVDIDNDGILNCAESIGNAALNITDSNNPSIIFLDNSTNNTIVSSVFTQSQATNTFSGDINGNFESSINPAVDSKLVYQLNFTQNVNFRFAQNTATNHTITEGEFFIIKIGPNNKNLTLLDPNDQLLIDTNFDGEFETGVTNISASEIHFKFKANLAGSASTFQFLANQINQIEFQHQSSATNSSSTFNGNLQLTCFSLDSDGDGIENMFDMDSDNDGIPDIAEASSTKITLLNTDTNQDGLDDAFNGITTNIDSDNDGIPNYIDLDSDNDGIFDLVEANHQETDTNNDGVLDNADATNVGLNGLLNSLETAVDSNLINYTVLDTDADSIFNFMELDADNDDCFDVTEAGFSDINNDGFLGVSPVQVDEKGRVINNSDGYTNPNVDYITSALIIINTPFVEVFFCEDFTDTINIDTTADSFLWEVSVDGTTWSTITDNSIYSGATTNTLQITNTPLNFDGFLYRVVLERTGNGCPKNSNEITLTVNPAPTVTPEVDLLQCDDDLDRISTVNLTEAEISISANSANERFEYFATEADAIAGTPLVDDELRYPVNQSGEAWVRTISTENCYRISKINLEVEAAADVAYNKEFEAVCDDFLQTDGTNGPANDDTDGITNFDFSEANAEILMFFPPALRPDLEISYFETRDDRTAVVNAIADISNYRNINFPSDVTRQTIYFKITNKNNNNCSGTGELYLRTNTVPEAANVPDLELCDDANDGDGTNGIVQSFDLESQTSLILNGQNPADFTVTYHLSAADANAGNDAQSSPFVNTTRDSQTIFVRVTNTTTGCFTNHTSFNVIVNPIPVANFVEDLEICDDNSDGSARNGFSQAIDLESQTAGILGTQDPNTHTVTYHRSLADAQNGNNPLISPYSNNAPNRETIFVRILNTDTGCANPISNFDVIINAEPVLVVPTNLAYCDNDLDGDDANGIVQNIDLDSKIVEILGTTQNPNDFNVTFHSSQANATSGNDAIISPYQNTNATETIFVRIENKNTGCVNDDATFDVIVNTLPDFTVTTPQILCLNDLPLNIAAENARDVYSYIWQDENGTVLNTASRDNINITSGGTYTVTATTTDGTLCERSESIVVNESNPAILERSFITIIDEGNNISSEDNLSISIDIVNNDLGPGDYQFAIINTDDNSRTPIIGFQDEPLFENLEGGVYQIIVNDKNGCAPDEMLLVSVIQFPKFFTPNGDGRNDTWVVKGANKDFYPNASINIFNRYGTLVAQEQIDSEGWNGMYQGKLLPSDDYWFNITLIPADTTKPTINKKGNFSLLRK; translated from the coding sequence TTGAAATTAAAAATAATAGTCTTCATATATCTTTTCTTTTTTATTTGCGTTTCTAGTGTAAACGCCCAATTAAGCAAAAAGCATTTTATTCCGCCTTTAACCTATGCTGAAAATGGAAATGCAAATCCTGAAGAGCAATTTTTTTATATTTCAACTCCAAAAAACCAAAATGTTAGTTACACTATCAAACAAATAGGTTTTCCTGATAACGATTTTAACGGTGTTGTATCTAGTAATTTTCCTGCAGAAATTATTGTAGGAACTGGTAATACCCAACTTTTTGTAGATTCAAGACAAACGAGTGTTGTTCATAGTGATAAAGGTTATATAATTGAAGCAAATGATGTTATCTATGTTTCTATTCGTGTTTTAGCAGGTGGTGGTGCACAAGCAGGAGCTTTAGTTAGCAAAGGCGCTTCTGCTTTAGGTACAACGTTTAGAGCAGGGATGTTTACTAATGAAAATCCTCAAGACAATTATTTGAATTTTATCTCAGTTATGGCATCAGAAGATAACACTCAAGTTACTTTTGATGATTTACCAGCTGGCATCGAAATTAAAAACTATACAGGCACTTTACCAATTTCTACTACTTTAAATGAAGGCGAAAGCTACGTAGTTGCAACAAATTCCTTCGAAAACACCATTAATAGAGATGGTTTAATTGGTACTTTAATTAATGCTGATAAACCCATTATTGTAAATACTGGTTCTGCAAATGGAAGTTTTCATAATGGTGGTGGCCGAGATTATGGAATAGACCAAATTGTTGGTGCAGATAAAATTGGCACTGATTATATTTTCGTAAAAGGCAATGGAAATAACGATTGGGAAAATGTTTTAATTGTTGCTCATGAAGATGATACAGGAATAATTTTAAATGATGGTCCAATTATAGCAACTATAAATAAAGGAGAATATTATTTAATTGAGGGAAACTCTTATAACAGTAATGGAAATTTATATGTTAATACCTCAAAACCCGTTTTTGCATATCAAGGAATTGGGGCTAATAATAGCGAAGCAAATCAAGGACTATTTTTTGTTCCTCCTTTAAGTTGTGAAAACAGAGGAAAAGTAGATAATATTCCAAAAATAGAATCTATTGGAGCTGTTACTTTTACAGGAGGAATTACCATTGTTACCAACAAAGATGCAACTGTCACCATCAATTCTCAACCAATTTCTGATTTTAATACTTCTGGACCTTTTGATGTTGATGGAAATCCTGACTACGTTACGTATAAAGTGATAAATTTAACTGGCGATATTTCTATTGACAGCGATCGAGAATTATATTGTGCCTATTTTAATCAAAATGGTGCAGCTACTTCTGGTAGTTTTTACTCTGGATTTCCTTCCTCTCCAGAAATTATTCTAGATACAACAATCTCTTCTTTGGGTAACTGTATCCCTAACATTACTTTACAAGCTGCCAATACAGATTTATTTGATAGTTTTGAATGGCAATATTTTAACGAAACAACTTCTTTGTGGGAGCAAAAAAGTACCGATTCAGAATACAAACCTATAGAATCTGAACCAGGAAGATATAAACTAATTGGTTTTATTGCTTGTACTGGAACTACTTTTGAATCTGTAGAAATCCCTGTAAGTATTTGTCCTGATGACTTTGATGGCGATTTAATTATCGACAATTTAGATGTTGATATTGATAATGATGGTATTTTAAATTGCGCTGAATCTATTGGAAATGCAGCTTTAAATATTACTGATAGCAACAATCCTTCAATTATTTTTCTAGATAATTCCACTAACAATACAATCGTTTCTTCGGTTTTTACGCAATCGCAAGCAACCAATACTTTTTCTGGTGATATAAATGGAAATTTTGAATCCAGTATAAATCCTGCTGTAGATTCTAAGTTAGTCTATCAACTTAATTTTACACAAAATGTAAATTTTAGATTCGCTCAAAATACAGCTACAAATCATACAATTACAGAAGGCGAATTTTTTATTATAAAAATTGGACCTAACAATAAAAACCTAACACTTTTAGATCCTAATGATCAATTATTGATTGATACTAATTTTGATGGCGAATTTGAAACTGGGGTTACCAATATTTCTGCATCAGAAATACATTTTAAGTTTAAAGCCAATTTAGCTGGATCAGCAAGTACTTTCCAATTTTTGGCAAATCAAATCAATCAAATAGAATTTCAACACCAATCTTCAGCAACAAACTCATCATCAACCTTTAACGGAAACCTGCAATTAACATGCTTTTCTTTAGATTCAGATGGAGATGGCATCGAAAATATGTTTGATATGGATTCAGATAATGATGGAATTCCAGATATTGCAGAAGCTTCATCAACCAAAATTACGTTGTTAAATACAGATACTAATCAAGATGGTTTAGATGATGCTTTTAATGGAATTACTACAAATATAGATTCAGATAATGATGGCATTCCAAATTATATCGACTTAGATTCTGACAATGATGGTATTTTTGATTTGGTAGAAGCCAATCATCAAGAAACTGACACAAATAATGATGGAGTTTTAGATAATGCAGATGCAACTAATGTTGGTTTAAATGGATTGTTAAATTCGCTAGAAACAGCAGTAGATAGTAATTTAATCAATTATACAGTTTTAGACACAGATGCAGATAGTATTTTCAATTTCATGGAACTAGATGCAGATAATGACGACTGTTTTGATGTTACAGAAGCTGGTTTTTCAGATATAAATAACGATGGATTTTTAGGGGTTTCTCCTGTTCAGGTTGACGAAAAAGGAAGAGTTATAAATAATTCAGATGGTTATACAAATCCTAATGTAGATTATATTACAAGTGCGCTAATCATCATAAATACGCCTTTTGTTGAGGTGTTTTTTTGTGAAGATTTTACAGATACAATCAACATAGATACAACAGCAGATTCGTTTCTTTGGGAAGTTTCTGTTGATGGAACAACTTGGAGTACAATTACAGATAACAGCATTTATAGTGGAGCAACAACAAATACACTTCAAATAACAAACACACCACTAAATTTTGATGGATTTTTATACAGGGTTGTTTTAGAGAGAACAGGCAATGGATGTCCAAAAAATTCAAACGAAATTACATTAACTGTAAATCCTGCTCCTACAGTAACCCCAGAAGTAGATTTATTACAATGTGATGATGATTTGGATAGAATATCAACTGTAAATTTAACAGAAGCAGAAATTAGTATTTCTGCAAATTCTGCAAACGAAAGATTTGAATATTTTGCTACTGAAGCAGACGCAATTGCTGGAACTCCTTTAGTTGATGATGAATTGCGTTATCCTGTGAATCAAAGTGGAGAAGCTTGGGTAAGAACTATTTCTACAGAAAATTGTTACCGAATTTCTAAAATTAATCTAGAAGTGGAAGCTGCTGCTGATGTTGCTTACAACAAAGAATTTGAGGCTGTTTGTGATGATTTTCTGCAAACAGATGGCACAAATGGCCCTGCAAATGATGATACTGATGGTATTACAAACTTCGATTTTAGTGAAGCAAATGCCGAAATTTTAATGTTCTTCCCTCCTGCTTTACGACCAGATTTAGAAATCTCTTATTTTGAAACAAGAGACGATAGAACTGCTGTTGTAAATGCAATTGCTGATATTTCGAATTACAGAAATATCAATTTTCCTTCAGATGTTACAAGACAAACTATTTATTTTAAAATCACCAATAAAAACAACAACAATTGCTCTGGAACTGGCGAATTGTATCTAAGAACAAATACAGTTCCTGAAGCTGCAAATGTGCCAGACTTAGAACTTTGTGATGATGCTAATGATGGTGATGGAACCAATGGAATTGTGCAATCTTTCGATTTAGAATCCCAAACTAGTTTAATTTTAAATGGCCAAAATCCTGCTGATTTTACGGTAACGTATCACCTTTCTGCTGCAGATGCCAATGCTGGAAATGATGCTCAATCATCTCCTTTTGTAAATACAACTCGCGATTCTCAAACCATTTTTGTGAGAGTTACCAATACTACAACTGGCTGTTTTACTAATCATACTTCCTTTAATGTGATTGTAAACCCTATTCCTGTTGCCAATTTTGTAGAAGATTTAGAAATTTGTGATGATAATTCTGATGGTTCTGCTAGAAATGGCTTTTCACAAGCTATTGATTTAGAATCTCAAACTGCTGGTATTTTAGGAACTCAAGATCCCAATACACATACAGTTACCTATCACAGATCTTTGGCTGATGCTCAAAATGGCAACAATCCTTTGATTTCTCCATATTCAAATAACGCTCCAAATAGAGAAACAATTTTTGTACGTATTTTGAATACAGATACTGGGTGTGCAAATCCAATTTCTAACTTTGATGTCATTATAAATGCTGAACCCGTTTTAGTAGTACCAACTAATTTAGCTTATTGTGATAATGACTTGGATGGTGATGATGCCAATGGAATTGTGCAAAACATCGATTTGGATAGTAAAATAGTTGAGATTTTAGGAACAACTCAAAATCCAAACGATTTTAATGTTACGTTTCATAGCTCTCAAGCAAATGCAACTTCTGGAAATGATGCCATCATTTCTCCTTATCAAAACACAAATGCTACAGAAACTATTTTTGTGCGTATTGAAAACAAAAATACAGGTTGTGTAAATGATGATGCTACTTTTGATGTGATCGTCAATACATTGCCTGATTTTACAGTGACAACACCTCAAATTTTATGTTTGAATGATTTACCTTTAAACATTGCTGCAGAAAATGCAAGAGATGTGTATAGCTATATTTGGCAAGATGAAAACGGAACTGTTTTAAACACAGCTTCTAGAGATAACATCAATATCACTTCTGGTGGAACCTATACAGTTACTGCAACCACCACAGATGGCACTTTATGTGAAAGATCAGAAAGTATTGTTGTTAACGAATCCAATCCTGCCATTTTAGAGCGCAGTTTTATCACCATTATTGATGAAGGTAACAATATAAGCAGTGAGGACAACTTATCAATTTCTATTGATATTGTCAATAATGATTTAGGTCCTGGAGATTATCAATTTGCCATTATAAATACTGATGATAACTCAAGAACTCCAATCATCGGTTTTCAAGACGAGCCATTGTTTGAAAATCTAGAAGGTGGTGTATATCAAATTATTGTAAACGATAAAAATGGTTGTGCTCCAGATGAAATGCTGTTAGTTTCTGTAATTCAGTTTCCAAAATTCTTTACACCAAATGGAGATGGACGAAATGATACTTGGGTTGTAAAAGGTGCCAACAAAGATTTTTACCCAAATGCAAGTATCAATATTTTTAACAGATATGGAACCTTGGTAGCACAAGAACAAATTGATAGCGAAGGTTGGAATGGAATGTATCAAGGTAAATTATTACCTTCTGACGATTACTGGTTCAACATTACTCTAATTCCTGCTGATACTACAAAACCAACCATCAACAAAAAAGGAAACTTTTCGTTGTTGAGGAAATAA